The Bremerella cremea sequence AGAGAAACGCCCATTTCAGCAGCTGAACCATCGCAGACGGTTGCGCAGCCCTCGTTCTGGGCAAGTCGTCCCGTTTTTGCGCACCGCTAGCGTCATCCACTGCAAGTATTCCAGACCGCGAAGAAAACTTGTGATGAGATATTGAGATAAGTTACGACCGAGGACAGGCCTCAAGGATCGTAAGATGAAATTATTATTGTTTTTTCATTGCGCGATATCAACCCTTCCTTTGGTTAAAAGTGACACCATGAGAGAAGTAGATGTATTAGTGAAAGCCAAGGGATGGAAAAATAGAGAATACACGAAGGACAGGAGGACTATCGACGGTTTCTGCTAACGCCCCTTCATGAACAATCAACCAGGCTTACCCAGTTTTATTTCTCGCTGGCAACATCTCTAATTTTTTGGGCCAGAAAAGTGTTTGAAAGGTTTTACGGCAGGCAGGGTCCAACGTACAATCGGCGAAACTTGGATGGAACTCTAGCACTGCAACATGGAGCCACAGCACGATGCCGTCGACGTTTCCCGTATTTGACCCTGCATCTCCTCAGGCGGAGTCGATACGAGATCTGTTTGTTCAGGTACTCTTCATAAGTGCGGCCATCTTCGCGATCGTTTCAGGCTTAATCTGTATTGCATTGGTAAAGTTTCGTGAGAGCGAGACATTGCCTGCCCAGGACTTCGGCAGCCACAAAAAAGAGATCGCTTGGATCTTAGGCCCCGTAATTGTGGTGATTTGGATTGCCGCGATCAGCATCAAACTGGTTCTGACGGTCAATGCCCTGCCCCCTCAGTACGCCAAAGGCGAATCAGCCTCCGACAACGATGTCGACATCTTCATCACTGGTCATCAATGGTGGTGGGAAGTTGATTACGCTGATTCTGGGATCGTTTCGGCCAACGAAATCCACATTCCCACAGGGAAGAAACTACGCGTTAAATTGCAGTCGCATGACGTGATTCATTCTTTTTGGGTGCCACAACTTTCCCGCAAGATGGATGCCATTCCAGGCCACTCCAACTACATCTGGCTCGAAGCTAATTCGCCGGGCGTTTATCAGGGCCGTTGTGCAGAATACTGCGGCACACAGCATGCTTGGATGAACTTTCAAGTCATTGCCCACGACCCCGCCGACTTCGCCAGTTGGCAACAGAAAGAACAAAAGGTTGCCCCAACACCTACCACCGGGCAAGCTGCAGCTGGGGCCGAACTGTTTATGAAGCTGACCTGTTCGCAATGCCATGCGATTGAAGGAACGGATGCGAAGGAAGACTTTGCCCCGAACCTAACCCATCTGGCCAGTCGGCGGGAACTTGCCGCTGGGGCGATCGCTTATTCCCCCGAAAATCTTCGCACTTGGCTGGCCAACCCGCAGGCGATCAAACCTGGCTGCAAGATGCCCAACTTCAAACTTAGTGACGAGCATCTCGATCAGCTTGTCGCCTACCTGGAGACCTTGCGTTGAGTATGCCGTTGGTGAAAACCTCTGAAACCGCTCCCGATGAAGCGACGCCGGCCTACGAGACCTTACTCTCGTGGGTGAGTACGGTCGATCACAAGCGGATCGGCATTCTCTATATCTGCACAGCCACGTTTTTTCTGGCGGTGGGTGGGTTGGAAGCGATGCTGATGCGTTTTCAGCTATTGCTGCCGCGAAACGATTTCATTTCGCCCGATTTCTTCAACCAGATGTTTACCATGCACGGCACCACCATGGTTTTTCTGGTGGGAATGCCGGTGCTGGTTGGGTTTGCCAACTATTTTGTCCCCTTGATGATCGGTGCCCGCGATGTCGCTTTTCCACGGCTCAATGCGATGAGCTATTGGATGTTGCCGATGGGGGGCATTCTGCTTTACTTCAGCTTCTTTACCGGCAAAGCCCCCGACGCTGGCTGGTTCAGCTATGCCCCTTTGTCGACCAAGCCGTACAACTTGATGGTTGCCCAAGACTATTGGATTATTGGGCTGCTTTGCTTGGGCGTGGGTTCGGTTGCGAGTTCGATCAATATCTTTGTCACCGTGCTAAGCCTCCGTGCCCCGGGGATGAGTCTGCAGCGGGTACCGCTTTTCGTTTGGATGAGCTTCATGATGGCAATCCTTACGATTTTGGCGCTGCCGGCGCTCAATGCGGCCCTGGCCATGTTATTGATTGATCGCTGGCTGGGTGCGGCCTTTTTCGAACCGGCTCGCGGTGGTTCGGCCGTTCTTTGGCAACACTTCTTTTGGGTGTTTGGGCATCCCGAAGTGTATATCTTGATCTTGCCAGCGTTCGGCATGATTTCGGAAGTGATCCCTGTTTTCTCGCGGAAACCGATTTACGGTTACTCCTTTGTGGCCGTCTCGAGTGCGGTGATCGTGCTGTTGAGTTACGGCGTTTGGGCCCATCATATGTTCGCCGTAGGGCTGGGTATGGGGGCTGATATTTTCTTTGCCATTGGGTCGCTGCTAATTGCCTTGCCAACCGGCGTGAAGATCTTTAACTGGACTGCCACGATGTGGGGTGGTTCCATTCGCCTTACCACGGCGATGCTGTTTGCGGTCGCCTTCCTCCTGGAATTCGTCATCGGTGGGCTTTCAGGCGTGATGTTCGCAGCCGTGCCGATCGACTGGCAGTTGACCGACAGTTACTTCGTGGTTGCTCACTTTCATTATGTGCTGATTGGCGGCACAGTCTTCGGCGTTTTTGCGGCGACCTTTTATTGGTTCCCCAAAATGACCGGGCGGATGCTCAGCGAAAAGCTTGGCAAGTGGCAGTTCTGGCTTTGGGTGTGCGGTTTAAATGCCACCTTCATGTCTCAGCACTTGCTCGGCGTCATGGGCATGACGCGACGCGTGTACACCTATGACGCGAATCCCGGCTGGATGGCGTTGAACATCATCGCCACCTTAGGGGCTGTGCTGATGGCTGGCGGCACCTTGATTTTGTTATGGAACATTTGGATCAGCCTGCGGAATGGGGAAGTTGCGGGCAACAACCCTTGGAATGCCTTCACCTTGGAATGGGCCACCACGTCGCCTCCGCCAGTCGAAAACTTTGAAACCATCCCAGAAGTCAAAAGCCGACGCCCGGTTTGGGATATGGATCAGCCAGAGCATGCTGATTGGAAGGTCGAGAAATCGCCACGTGACTCTGGCCGACGCCCCGATAAGATGACCTCCTGTGCGTGGGCATTCATCGCCTCGGAAGGTGTGTTCTTTCTGTTGCTGTTAGTCTCGTATGTGGTTTTCAACGCTCGGGCAGGCGAAGGGCCTACCTCGTCCAGCGCGCTCGACGTAACCCGGACCGGGGCGTTCACGTTTTGCCTGTTGGCGAGCAGCGTTACGTTTTGGTTTGCGGAACTCGCCTTGAAAGCAGGTAAGCAGGCCCACTTCCGTCGCTGGCTAACGTTGACGATTGCCCTGGGTTTCGTTTTTATCGCTGGTCAGGCTTGGGAATATATTGGGCTTTTGCGCAGCGATATTACCATCGACGTGAATCTATTCGCCGCCACATTCTTTACCGTGACCGGTTTTCATGGAATGCACGTAATCGCTGGTTTGATTACGCTTTCGATCGTATTGACCCTCGCGTACAAGAATGTCTTTACCCAAGATCGCACCAATGTTTTGCGAGCCGTAGGCGTTTATTGGCACTTTGTTGACGTGGTCTGGATTATCGTATTTTCAATCGTCTACCTGGGGTATCTACAGTGACGTCATTCGTCTTTCACGAATCGCTCTGGCACTGGTCCTCACTGGTTTGGCTAGTGGTATTACCAGCTCTCTTGGCGACGCTTTGGTGGCGACCGGGCACCGCTTTGCGGACGGGGTTTCGGTTGATCGCACTATCGATTTTGCTGTTGGCGTTTGTCTCGCCCATTGGTGTGTTGGCCAATGGTTATTTGTTTAGTGCCCACATGGTGCAGCACTTGCTTCTGCTGCTGGTCATTCCGCTGTTTCTCTTGCTTAGCCTGCCTCAAGAGGCAACGGCGGCTGTTTTTCAACGGCCCGGCATGAAGACCATCGAACACCTGTTGGCGATTCCGATGCTGGGTTGGTGCTGTGGCCTCGGGGCGATGTGGTTTTGGCATGTGCCGTCGCTGTGCAGTGCCGCCACCGAAAATAGTTTGGTAGGGCTGATTCGCAATATCAGCTTCCTAGTCGCAGGCATCGCGTTTTGGTGGCCGATCTATTCCCCCTTG is a genomic window containing:
- the coxB gene encoding cytochrome c oxidase subunit II is translated as MPSTFPVFDPASPQAESIRDLFVQVLFISAAIFAIVSGLICIALVKFRESETLPAQDFGSHKKEIAWILGPVIVVIWIAAISIKLVLTVNALPPQYAKGESASDNDVDIFITGHQWWWEVDYADSGIVSANEIHIPTGKKLRVKLQSHDVIHSFWVPQLSRKMDAIPGHSNYIWLEANSPGVYQGRCAEYCGTQHAWMNFQVIAHDPADFASWQQKEQKVAPTPTTGQAAAGAELFMKLTCSQCHAIEGTDAKEDFAPNLTHLASRRELAAGAIAYSPENLRTWLANPQAIKPGCKMPNFKLSDEHLDQLVAYLETLR
- the ctaD gene encoding cytochrome c oxidase subunit I; protein product: MPLVKTSETAPDEATPAYETLLSWVSTVDHKRIGILYICTATFFLAVGGLEAMLMRFQLLLPRNDFISPDFFNQMFTMHGTTMVFLVGMPVLVGFANYFVPLMIGARDVAFPRLNAMSYWMLPMGGILLYFSFFTGKAPDAGWFSYAPLSTKPYNLMVAQDYWIIGLLCLGVGSVASSINIFVTVLSLRAPGMSLQRVPLFVWMSFMMAILTILALPALNAALAMLLIDRWLGAAFFEPARGGSAVLWQHFFWVFGHPEVYILILPAFGMISEVIPVFSRKPIYGYSFVAVSSAVIVLLSYGVWAHHMFAVGLGMGADIFFAIGSLLIALPTGVKIFNWTATMWGGSIRLTTAMLFAVAFLLEFVIGGLSGVMFAAVPIDWQLTDSYFVVAHFHYVLIGGTVFGVFAATFYWFPKMTGRMLSEKLGKWQFWLWVCGLNATFMSQHLLGVMGMTRRVYTYDANPGWMALNIIATLGAVLMAGGTLILLWNIWISLRNGEVAGNNPWNAFTLEWATTSPPPVENFETIPEVKSRRPVWDMDQPEHADWKVEKSPRDSGRRPDKMTSCAWAFIASEGVFFLLLLVSYVVFNARAGEGPTSSSALDVTRTGAFTFCLLASSVTFWFAELALKAGKQAHFRRWLTLTIALGFVFIAGQAWEYIGLLRSDITIDVNLFAATFFTVTGFHGMHVIAGLITLSIVLTLAYKNVFTQDRTNVLRAVGVYWHFVDVVWIIVFSIVYLGYLQ
- a CDS encoding cytochrome c oxidase assembly protein, which produces MTSFVFHESLWHWSSLVWLVVLPALLATLWWRPGTALRTGFRLIALSILLLAFVSPIGVLANGYLFSAHMVQHLLLLLVIPLFLLLSLPQEATAAVFQRPGMKTIEHLLAIPMLGWCCGLGAMWFWHVPSLCSAATENSLVGLIRNISFLVAGIAFWWPIYSPLQRYRLDPLMGIVYLFSACLGCTLLGIYITFTPVTVCPAFANPADRVGILTALYKAGFTPSIDQQLGGLLMWVPPCSLYILVIISVMCRWYTHAETSSDHQPSPTSELPKATA